In a single window of the Bradyrhizobium sp. ORS 285 genome:
- a CDS encoding HlyD family type I secretion periplasmic adaptor subunit: MAMSLAQDQSFFEPADRPQPVKADFGRYALLGYVSIALVFGGFGVWAGFAPLDRAAIAPGTVSVSGDHKVVQHREGGIIREILAKETRAVHRGDLLFRLQPIEAQANTDLLRKQMDAALAEEARLLAERGNARMITFPDSLLNRQNVPEAALAIADQQRLFIERRNGLISQINILNSQIVQQQQEFAGRDRQRTALAAQLASFDTQMNNVRPAVAAGYYPRNKFLELERDRARIEGDLGQAQADVARLTQTAAQTRLQIDQALQKYQTEVGQQLDATRAKLSELREKLVIAEDVLRRVDIYAERDGIVMNMKVHTVGAVVKPGDTLAEIVPVGEGVDVMAHVSPRDIESVAVGQKAEVRFANFSSRTTPTIFGKVQSVSADAVTDESSKQSYYKARVVIDYSTIPPEIAEKILPGMQADVIISTGERTVLEYLVGPLLNTLAKTFREK; the protein is encoded by the coding sequence ATGGCGATGTCACTGGCGCAAGATCAGAGCTTCTTCGAACCGGCCGACCGGCCGCAGCCGGTCAAGGCCGATTTCGGCCGCTACGCCCTGCTCGGCTACGTCTCGATCGCGCTCGTCTTCGGTGGCTTCGGCGTGTGGGCCGGCTTTGCGCCGCTCGATCGAGCAGCGATCGCACCGGGCACCGTCTCCGTCTCAGGCGACCACAAGGTGGTGCAACACCGCGAAGGCGGGATCATCAGAGAGATCCTCGCCAAGGAGACTCGCGCCGTTCACCGCGGCGACCTGCTGTTCCGGCTGCAGCCGATCGAAGCCCAGGCCAACACCGACCTGTTGCGCAAGCAGATGGACGCCGCATTGGCCGAAGAAGCGCGTCTGCTCGCGGAGCGCGGCAATGCCCGGATGATCACCTTTCCCGACAGCCTGCTCAATCGCCAGAATGTGCCGGAGGCTGCGCTCGCCATTGCCGACCAGCAGCGCTTGTTCATCGAGCGTCGCAACGGCCTGATCAGCCAGATCAACATCCTCAATTCGCAGATCGTCCAGCAGCAGCAGGAGTTCGCCGGCCGCGACCGCCAGCGCACCGCGCTCGCAGCCCAGCTCGCGAGCTTCGACACGCAGATGAACAATGTCCGACCCGCGGTCGCGGCCGGCTATTATCCGCGCAACAAGTTCCTTGAGCTGGAACGCGACCGCGCCCGCATCGAAGGTGACCTCGGCCAGGCTCAGGCCGACGTGGCGCGGCTGACCCAGACCGCGGCGCAGACGCGCCTGCAAATCGACCAGGCCCTGCAGAAGTACCAGACCGAGGTCGGCCAGCAGCTCGATGCCACCCGCGCCAAGCTGTCCGAGCTGCGCGAGAAGCTCGTCATCGCCGAGGACGTGCTGCGCCGCGTCGACATCTACGCCGAGCGCGACGGCATCGTCATGAACATGAAGGTCCACACCGTCGGCGCCGTCGTGAAGCCCGGCGATACGCTCGCCGAGATCGTGCCGGTCGGCGAAGGCGTCGACGTGATGGCCCACGTCTCGCCGCGCGACATCGAGAGTGTCGCCGTCGGCCAGAAGGCCGAGGTGCGCTTCGCCAATTTCTCCTCGCGCACGACGCCGACGATCTTCGGCAAGGTCCAGAGCGTCTCAGCCGACGCGGTGACCGACGAGTCCTCCAAGCAGAGCTATTACAAGGCGCGCGTCGTGATCGACTACTCGACCATTCCGCCCGAGATCGCCGAGAAGATCCTGCCGGGCATGCAGGCGGACGTCATCATCTCCACTGGCGAGCGCACCGTGCTCGAATATCTGGTCGGTCCGCTGCTCAACACGCTCGCCAAGACCTTCCGCGAAAAATGA
- a CDS encoding glutathione peroxidase, translating to MIDRRMVVLGLGASLSGTMLASRAAHADNAVSKTTAYRFTFPVPSGEPIRLADFTGKPVLVVNTASQCGYTPQYTGLQQLWSEFHERGLTIIAVPSNDFNQEPGIGGDIAELANKEYGVTFPMTSKAVVTGSNAHPFYRWAAEARPKETPRWNFHKYLVGRDGYIADVFASSVEPTDTRVKTAVARMLAAG from the coding sequence ATGATCGATCGCAGGATGGTTGTTCTCGGCCTCGGCGCGTCCTTGTCCGGCACAATGCTCGCGTCGCGCGCGGCTCACGCCGACAACGCGGTGAGCAAGACCACGGCTTACCGCTTCACCTTCCCAGTGCCGTCGGGCGAGCCGATTCGCTTGGCCGATTTCACCGGCAAGCCGGTGCTGGTCGTGAACACCGCCTCGCAATGCGGCTACACGCCCCAATATACCGGGCTGCAGCAGCTCTGGAGCGAGTTCCATGAGCGCGGCCTGACCATCATCGCGGTGCCATCGAACGACTTCAACCAGGAGCCGGGGATCGGTGGCGACATTGCCGAGCTCGCCAACAAGGAATACGGCGTTACCTTCCCGATGACGTCGAAGGCTGTCGTCACGGGCTCCAACGCCCATCCGTTCTACCGTTGGGCGGCCGAAGCGCGGCCCAAGGAGACCCCGCGCTGGAACTTCCACAAGTACCTGGTCGGCCGCGACGGCTACATCGCCGACGTGTTCGCCTCGTCGGTCGAGCCGACCGATACGCGGGTCAAAACCGCGGTGGCCCGGATGCTCGCCGCCGGCTGA
- a CDS encoding polysaccharide deacetylase family protein gives MRIAAGLVFAGSLAASLLASGAAWSQAQRTAAAPTPAAAPVPVAAQAAAPQAQPPRAPCMNPEALGVGRTVEIDTTGGPGFGFEHFKDLDFLKDHEVVLTFDDGPWPENTPGVLKALADQCTTGIFFIIGKHATYYPEILKQVYNAGHTVGTHTWSHAALTNKKLTEDQRKEEIELGISAVKWALGGNSPAPFFRFPALQHPPEMVTYLGTRNIGIFSCDLDSFDFKAKNAQAVIDVTFKKLDKLGKGIILMHDFHKHTAEALPEMLRRLKAGGYKVVAMRAKAPVQSLPQYDEQLGKVAKLPTVSQRPVSSVVTTVSE, from the coding sequence ATGCGGATTGCGGCTGGATTGGTGTTCGCAGGTTCTCTGGCGGCCTCGCTGTTGGCGTCTGGCGCCGCCTGGTCGCAGGCGCAGCGCACGGCGGCAGCGCCGACGCCCGCTGCAGCTCCGGTGCCGGTCGCAGCCCAAGCGGCTGCGCCCCAGGCCCAGCCGCCGCGCGCGCCCTGCATGAACCCCGAGGCGCTCGGTGTCGGCCGCACCGTCGAGATCGACACGACCGGCGGCCCCGGCTTCGGCTTCGAGCACTTCAAGGACCTCGACTTCCTGAAGGACCATGAAGTCGTGCTGACCTTCGACGACGGCCCGTGGCCGGAGAACACCCCCGGCGTGCTCAAGGCGCTCGCGGACCAGTGCACGACGGGCATCTTCTTCATCATCGGCAAGCACGCGACCTACTATCCGGAGATCCTCAAGCAGGTCTACAACGCCGGCCACACGGTCGGCACGCACACCTGGTCGCATGCCGCGCTGACCAACAAGAAGCTCACCGAGGACCAGCGCAAGGAAGAGATCGAGCTCGGCATCAGCGCCGTGAAATGGGCGCTCGGCGGCAACTCGCCAGCGCCGTTCTTCCGCTTCCCGGCGCTGCAGCACCCGCCGGAGATGGTGACCTATCTCGGCACCCGCAACATCGGCATCTTCTCCTGCGACCTCGACTCGTTCGACTTCAAGGCGAAGAACGCGCAGGCGGTGATCGACGTCACCTTCAAGAAGCTCGACAAGCTCGGCAAGGGCATCATCCTGATGCATGACTTCCACAAGCACACCGCCGAAGCCCTGCCCGAGATGCTGCGCCGCCTGAAGGCCGGCGGCTATAAGGTGGTCGCGATGCGCGCCAAGGCGCCGGTGCAGTCGCTGCCGCAATATGATGAGCAGCTCGGCAAGGTCGCGAAGCTACCGACGGTGAGCCAACGGCCGGTCTCGAGCGTTGTGACGACAGTATCCGAATGA
- a CDS encoding dihydrofolate reductase family protein, with translation MTKLRIEGYVIVSADGMLADTDNVMPGVLKFPGDAQFFSSALDGADLIVHGRNSYEDQPNSPKRRRLVVTRKVKALAPDPDKPLSTLWNPVGASFEQACEAAGVATGTVAIIGGPVVFDMFMDRYDTFFLSLAPRVQLPGGAPCFTEVGPGRSPQQVLTAHGLTPANQLMLDPDHDVSVTAWQRAA, from the coding sequence GTGACCAAGCTTCGTATTGAAGGTTATGTGATCGTATCGGCCGACGGCATGTTGGCCGATACGGATAATGTGATGCCCGGGGTTCTCAAATTCCCGGGTGACGCTCAGTTCTTCTCCAGCGCGCTGGACGGCGCCGATCTGATCGTCCATGGCCGCAACTCCTATGAGGACCAGCCGAACTCGCCGAAGCGCCGCCGGCTGGTGGTGACCCGCAAGGTCAAAGCGCTGGCGCCCGATCCGGACAAGCCGCTCTCCACGCTGTGGAACCCCGTCGGCGCCTCGTTCGAGCAGGCCTGCGAGGCCGCGGGCGTCGCGACCGGCACCGTGGCGATCATTGGCGGCCCCGTCGTGTTCGACATGTTCATGGACCGCTACGATACCTTCTTCCTGTCACTCGCACCCCGCGTGCAACTGCCCGGCGGCGCGCCCTGCTTCACCGAGGTCGGCCCCGGCCGGTCGCCGCAGCAGGTGCTGACGGCGCACGGCCTGACACCGGCCAATCAGCTGATGCTCGATCCCGACCACGACGTCAGCGTCACCGCCTGGCAGCGCGCAGCCTGA
- a CDS encoding L,D-transpeptidase family protein codes for MLCVRAAARGRFFCAAIVSVPLVLAATSWADAASYYYWNDQQPVTIAPPVRPAMSPRKPKVKKTATIEKEAAKPQGPLTIAVSINKQQVKVYDANGLFAEAPVSTGMKGHSTPMGVFSVIQKQKFHRSNIYSGAPMPFMQRITWSGVALHAGVLPGYPASHGCIRMPASFAPKIYGWTRMGSRVLVTPGEVAPASFSHPMLAALKAPQPSAAVQPDASAPGTKSDKGAAVATPTITVATIDLRATIGHAEGASDISAAARPLRTADASNATGMPATTSIASPSAEQPRSNTSEAPNPAADLKPAVADTTTSEAAPTSSAAPVKAEAATSDEPKPAESETGPALASQPAPSDRGHAEATGSTDLKPDEAKPAEAKAGDAKIADQPAGPSTTTADTPAKPADANDLTKDQSRVAAPDKPIAPKPELKRNSQIAIFISRKDSKLYVRQNFAPVFNTAVTIAPSDKPLGTHVFTAATDKADPATMRWTVISLPTSARGAAANEGADKAVRRGKKVAEAHVETKPAVVLSTPSEALDRITIPADVMAWLGEALSTGSSLIVSDQGINQGETGEGTDFIVSLR; via the coding sequence ATGCTCTGCGTTCGTGCAGCCGCCAGGGGGCGGTTCTTTTGTGCAGCAATCGTTTCAGTACCGCTTGTTCTAGCCGCCACATCATGGGCTGACGCTGCGTCCTATTATTATTGGAATGACCAGCAGCCGGTCACCATCGCGCCACCTGTGCGTCCGGCGATGTCGCCCCGCAAGCCGAAGGTCAAGAAGACCGCGACGATCGAGAAGGAAGCAGCCAAGCCACAGGGGCCGCTCACGATCGCTGTGTCGATCAACAAACAGCAAGTCAAGGTGTATGACGCCAACGGCCTGTTCGCCGAGGCGCCGGTCTCGACCGGCATGAAGGGGCACTCCACGCCGATGGGCGTGTTCAGCGTCATCCAGAAGCAGAAATTCCATCGCTCCAACATCTACAGCGGCGCGCCGATGCCGTTCATGCAGCGCATCACCTGGTCTGGCGTCGCGCTCCATGCCGGCGTTCTTCCGGGCTATCCCGCCTCGCATGGCTGCATCCGCATGCCCGCGAGCTTTGCACCCAAGATCTATGGCTGGACGCGGATGGGATCGCGCGTTCTCGTGACGCCAGGTGAGGTGGCGCCGGCCAGCTTCTCACATCCGATGCTCGCCGCACTGAAGGCGCCGCAGCCGAGCGCCGCGGTGCAGCCCGACGCCAGCGCTCCTGGGACCAAGTCGGACAAGGGCGCAGCCGTGGCGACGCCGACCATCACCGTTGCCACGATCGACCTGCGCGCCACGATCGGCCACGCTGAGGGCGCCAGCGACATCAGTGCGGCCGCCCGCCCGTTGCGAACCGCCGATGCCAGCAACGCCACCGGCATGCCGGCCACGACCTCCATCGCTTCGCCGAGCGCCGAACAACCGCGGTCGAACACGAGCGAAGCTCCCAATCCAGCCGCCGATCTGAAGCCTGCCGTCGCCGACACGACAACCAGCGAGGCCGCGCCCACCTCAAGCGCTGCGCCGGTCAAGGCCGAAGCCGCGACTTCGGACGAGCCCAAGCCGGCTGAGAGCGAGACCGGACCGGCTCTGGCGAGCCAGCCCGCACCGAGCGACAGGGGCCATGCGGAGGCGACGGGATCCACCGACCTCAAGCCCGACGAAGCAAAGCCTGCCGAGGCAAAGGCTGGTGACGCGAAGATCGCCGACCAGCCTGCCGGGCCGTCCACGACGACCGCCGACACTCCGGCAAAGCCTGCCGATGCCAACGATCTCACCAAGGACCAATCCCGCGTCGCCGCGCCCGACAAGCCGATCGCACCGAAGCCGGAGTTGAAGCGCAACAGCCAGATCGCGATCTTCATCAGCCGCAAGGATTCCAAGCTTTACGTCCGCCAGAACTTCGCGCCGGTGTTCAACACGGCAGTGACCATCGCGCCCTCCGACAAGCCGCTCGGCACCCACGTGTTCACCGCGGCGACTGACAAGGCGGATCCGGCAACGATGCGCTGGACGGTGATCTCGCTGCCGACCTCGGCGCGCGGCGCCGCAGCCAATGAAGGGGCCGACAAGGCGGTCCGACGCGGCAAGAAGGTCGCGGAGGCGCATGTCGAAACAAAGCCGGCGGTCGTGTTGAGCACGCCGTCCGAAGCGCTCGACCGCATCACGATCCCTGCCGACGTCATGGCCTGGCTCGGCGAGGCGCTGTCGACCGGAAGTTCGCTGATCGTCTCCGACCAGGGCATCAACCAGGGCGAGACCGGCGAAGGCACCGACTTCATCGTTTCGCTGCGCTGA
- a CDS encoding DoxX family protein: MPGFITFGRVLFAVIFIYSGATKLFGIPVTADIIAAKVTIPPLLAPYAAQLEAAAKMPMPQILAIASGAFEVFAGAMIALNFLGRFFAALMILFVGATIFYFHDFWNQTPPDNAKTLIDALKNLSIIGALFMIFGYGKGPKAPEQSAYGDI, encoded by the coding sequence ATGCCGGGTTTCATTACGTTCGGGCGCGTTCTGTTCGCCGTGATCTTCATCTATTCGGGCGCGACCAAGCTGTTCGGCATTCCGGTGACCGCTGACATCATCGCCGCCAAGGTCACGATTCCGCCGCTGCTCGCGCCCTATGCGGCGCAGCTCGAGGCGGCAGCGAAGATGCCGATGCCGCAGATCCTGGCCATTGCCTCCGGCGCCTTCGAGGTGTTCGCCGGCGCGATGATCGCGCTGAATTTCCTCGGGCGGTTCTTCGCGGCGCTGATGATCCTCTTCGTCGGCGCGACGATCTTCTACTTCCACGATTTCTGGAACCAGACCCCGCCCGACAACGCCAAGACCCTGATCGACGCGCTGAAGAACCTCTCGATCATCGGCGCGCTGTTCATGATCTTCGGCTACGGCAAGGGCCCCAAGGCGCCTGAGCAAAGCGCCTATGGCGACATCTGA
- a CDS encoding type I secretion system permease/ATPase has protein sequence MTTSTTRSPLGTALRACFPALTATFVLSLFINASMLASPLYSMQVYDRVLTSRNLGTLVMLTLIVGVFLVLYGVLEFARSGVLARAGVQFEGTLRHPLFETMMKAELSPRHRFGQQIIRDAETIRDCISSGTAAIACDLPWTPVFVALCFLQHAYLGILSLLGATVLFSLALFTEFYTRSSVERTNALANEASRFVAAALRNGEVVRGLGMGDIVLDRWSCRQSAMVDAHSTLVERGAAMHSVTKFARMAVQTSLLCIGAWLAIEQQISPGAMMATSIIMGRALAPVEQVVGQWKRIIAFRSAYRRLEELFQALPVTAAPTALPTPRGDIEVENAVVWPPAAGRPSVKGVSFSLKAGESLAIVGASASGKSSMARAMAGVWPLREGQIRIDGAAYSQWDQNRLGKHIGYLPQDIELFSGTVADNIARLAKVDEAAVVAAAKAAGAHDVILRLPNGYDTPIGEGGVALSGGMRQRVGLARALYGNPRLLILDEPNSNLDEDGERALAHAMAQAKAAGRTVIVVTHRPQLLAHVDRIMVMAFGKTLACGPRDEVIAKMRGQRVVVAHDRATASAAA, from the coding sequence ATGACGACGAGCACCACACGAAGCCCGCTGGGAACCGCGCTCCGCGCCTGCTTTCCCGCGCTCACCGCGACCTTCGTCCTCAGCCTGTTCATCAATGCGAGCATGCTGGCCTCGCCGCTCTACTCCATGCAGGTCTATGACCGTGTGCTCACCAGCCGCAATCTCGGCACGCTGGTGATGCTCACGCTGATCGTCGGGGTTTTCCTTGTGCTGTACGGCGTCCTCGAATTCGCCCGCTCCGGTGTACTGGCGCGCGCCGGCGTCCAGTTCGAAGGCACGCTGCGCCATCCGCTGTTCGAGACCATGATGAAAGCCGAGCTGTCGCCGCGGCATCGCTTCGGCCAGCAGATCATCCGTGACGCCGAGACCATCCGTGATTGCATCTCGAGCGGCACCGCGGCGATCGCCTGCGACCTGCCGTGGACGCCGGTGTTCGTCGCGCTGTGCTTCCTGCAGCATGCCTATCTCGGCATCCTCTCGCTGCTCGGCGCGACCGTGCTGTTCTCGCTGGCGCTGTTCACCGAGTTCTACACGCGCTCCAGCGTCGAGCGCACCAATGCGCTGGCCAACGAAGCCTCGCGCTTCGTCGCAGCGGCGCTGCGCAACGGCGAGGTCGTGCGTGGCCTCGGCATGGGCGATATCGTGCTGGATCGCTGGAGCTGCCGGCAGTCGGCGATGGTCGATGCCCACAGCACGCTGGTCGAGCGCGGCGCCGCGATGCATTCCGTCACCAAGTTCGCCCGCATGGCCGTGCAGACCTCCCTGCTCTGCATCGGCGCCTGGCTCGCGATCGAGCAGCAGATCTCGCCCGGCGCCATGATGGCGACCTCCATCATCATGGGCCGCGCGCTGGCCCCCGTTGAGCAGGTGGTCGGCCAGTGGAAGCGCATCATCGCCTTCCGCTCAGCCTATCGTCGCCTCGAGGAGCTGTTCCAGGCCCTGCCCGTGACCGCCGCACCGACCGCGCTGCCGACGCCGCGCGGCGACATCGAGGTCGAGAACGCCGTGGTCTGGCCGCCAGCGGCGGGCCGTCCCTCGGTCAAGGGCGTGAGCTTCTCGCTCAAGGCCGGTGAGAGCCTTGCGATCGTCGGCGCCTCCGCCAGCGGCAAATCGAGCATGGCGCGCGCCATGGCCGGCGTCTGGCCGCTGCGCGAGGGCCAGATCCGCATCGACGGCGCCGCCTACAGCCAGTGGGACCAGAACCGCCTCGGCAAGCACATCGGCTATCTGCCGCAGGACATCGAGCTGTTCTCGGGCACCGTGGCCGACAACATCGCGCGCCTTGCGAAGGTGGATGAAGCGGCCGTCGTCGCCGCTGCCAAGGCTGCCGGCGCGCATGACGTGATCCTGCGCCTGCCCAACGGCTACGACACGCCGATCGGCGAAGGCGGTGTGGCGCTGTCCGGCGGCATGCGCCAGCGCGTCGGCCTCGCCCGCGCCCTTTACGGCAATCCGCGGCTGCTGATCCTCGACGAGCCGAACTCCAACCTCGACGAGGATGGCGAGCGCGCGCTGGCTCACGCCATGGCCCAGGCGAAGGCCGCCGGCCGAACTGTGATCGTCGTCACGCACCGCCCGCAGCTTTTGGCGCATGTTGACCGCATCATGGTGATGGCCTTCGGCAAGACGCTGGCATGCGGCCCGCGCGACGAGGTGATCGCCAAGATGCGCGGCCAGCGCGTCGTCGTCGCCCACGACCGGGCGACCGCCAGCGCCGCGGCCTGA
- a CDS encoding adenylate/guanylate cyclase domain-containing protein — MIGITQRDADLRALELASCSRYRMDQTCSDLEACLISRDLMPAVTSQTIRLVSGLVLFAFAATHFLNHAVGLFSLEAMDEVQEWRLFVTRSWPGMIVLVAALLVHAALAVFKTIRRGTWRLPAWELIQLATGFAVPALLLPHIIETHVAHALFGVQDSYLYALALLWPNLAWVQSALLLLVWTHGCVGLHHWLKFRSWYRLAQPLLIILAVAVPMAALMGFVVSGRAVAALLSDPAMAERMRDVTHWPSELDAKWIGLLKMSAWIAVAALLVAGATIVVFRHIALLAAPKVAIAFPGGTTIQAAIGPTLLDSIRSNDLSDGSECGGRARCGLCRVRIEKGAETLPAPDRSERAVLANLAAPENVRLACQIRPTAPLTVTPLVGGGDAPTLVAAQGDGPGERRTVCLVVVRVRAFATIAGDRLASDLAFMMNEIFGAIGTAVDAHAGRIDRFLGDGVLAVFGEQQELDQACRDALQAVHAMDLAMDRVNEKIAAEIGRPVELAIGADISNTVVGRLSLGRMTQVAVLGLGTERPARMAQLADARGWQLVMSDDVATRAGWSDLAGTTRETLVGAEGGGTADVIGVSRARDIAVVTGAAQAASG, encoded by the coding sequence GTGATCGGCATCACACAGCGCGATGCCGATCTGCGGGCGCTTGAGTTGGCCAGTTGCAGCCGCTACCGGATGGATCAGACCTGCTCAGATCTCGAAGCTTGCCTCATCAGTAGAGACCTCATGCCTGCCGTCACGTCCCAGACCATCCGGCTCGTCTCCGGCCTCGTCCTGTTTGCATTCGCGGCCACGCATTTTCTCAACCATGCCGTCGGTCTGTTCAGCCTCGAAGCCATGGACGAGGTTCAGGAGTGGCGGCTCTTCGTCACGAGGTCCTGGCCCGGGATGATCGTTCTGGTGGCGGCGCTGCTCGTGCATGCCGCACTCGCGGTTTTTAAGACGATCCGGCGTGGCACCTGGCGGCTGCCGGCTTGGGAGCTGATCCAGCTCGCGACGGGATTTGCGGTCCCAGCGCTGCTGCTGCCCCACATCATCGAGACACACGTGGCGCATGCGCTGTTCGGGGTGCAGGACAGCTACCTCTACGCGCTCGCCTTGCTGTGGCCGAACCTGGCGTGGGTGCAGAGCGCGTTGCTGCTGCTGGTCTGGACGCATGGCTGTGTCGGCCTGCACCACTGGCTGAAATTCCGCAGCTGGTACCGCTTGGCGCAGCCGCTGCTGATCATCCTGGCCGTCGCGGTGCCGATGGCGGCGCTGATGGGCTTCGTGGTGTCCGGGCGCGCCGTCGCTGCGTTGCTGAGTGATCCGGCAATGGCTGAGCGGATGCGCGATGTCACGCATTGGCCGAGCGAGCTCGATGCGAAGTGGATCGGTCTGTTGAAGATGTCGGCATGGATCGCTGTGGCGGCGCTGCTCGTGGCCGGCGCGACAATCGTGGTGTTCCGCCACATCGCGCTGCTCGCGGCGCCGAAGGTGGCCATCGCCTTTCCCGGAGGCACGACGATCCAGGCGGCGATCGGTCCAACGCTGCTCGACAGCATCAGGAGCAACGATCTCTCCGATGGCTCTGAATGCGGCGGGCGCGCCCGCTGCGGCCTGTGCCGGGTTCGTATCGAGAAGGGCGCCGAGACTCTGCCCGCGCCAGACCGTTCCGAGCGCGCGGTGCTCGCGAACTTGGCTGCGCCGGAGAATGTGCGGCTCGCCTGTCAGATCCGTCCCACGGCGCCCCTCACGGTCACGCCTTTGGTCGGAGGCGGGGACGCGCCGACGCTCGTGGCGGCACAAGGTGATGGTCCGGGTGAGCGCCGAACCGTCTGTCTCGTTGTTGTCCGCGTGCGCGCCTTCGCGACCATCGCTGGTGACCGCTTGGCGTCCGACCTCGCTTTCATGATGAACGAGATCTTCGGCGCCATTGGTACGGCTGTCGACGCCCATGCCGGACGCATCGACCGTTTCCTCGGCGACGGCGTGCTCGCCGTGTTCGGTGAGCAGCAGGAACTCGATCAGGCCTGTCGCGACGCGCTGCAGGCTGTCCATGCGATGGATCTGGCCATGGACCGCGTGAACGAGAAGATCGCAGCGGAGATCGGCCGCCCGGTCGAACTCGCGATCGGCGCTGATATCAGCAACACTGTCGTCGGACGGTTGAGCCTGGGACGCATGACGCAGGTCGCCGTGCTCGGACTTGGAACGGAGCGGCCGGCGCGAATGGCGCAGCTTGCGGATGCGCGCGGTTGGCAGCTTGTGATGTCGGACGACGTTGCCACGCGGGCTGGCTGGAGTGATCTCGCCGGGACGACCCGCGAGACTCTCGTGGGCGCTGAAGGAGGCGGGACGGCCGACGTGATCGGCGTGAGCCGCGCCCGCGACATCGCTGTCGTGACGGGCGCCGCACAAGCGGCCTCTGGTTAG